A stretch of the Rosa rugosa chromosome 5, drRosRugo1.1, whole genome shotgun sequence genome encodes the following:
- the LOC133711425 gene encoding uncharacterized protein LOC133711425 — protein sequence MVPPRRKKWTEAEERTLIDKYGEMVADGTLAKMKTREKKFKPIAYYVNSVHYVQDPVAYRWQWSWKDVSTKVQNMRHQYLLVKQKIKKQQQPESNSGGGGGGDSSGECSVEEFDWMEGLTHWANFLRYKEVFGDIVGSNGNDLMGGGNGDCENVGGFVGGGRGMEISEFGQMGHSDGDFGGGIDNGMMGLGFEYDGEEGGENFNGDVRMREDGDGRFVCEEVEQNGSSLKKKRKREVSTALGKKAWAFIGNQLGKLREMESRFEQREAERERERQRSESFRMECEQEREWKWEEWVKKKEEKEKAREQLKKQRIQEWEAFEKDSEERERRRREEALIHEREWEERMNRRRSEWKKRMDDMLGHHRAEMGQMQTRILHEQQNLTSQLLGIVSQWTAHPAGLSDHTGASNHYLSQMMQNLHHVNSLDHDDARVDGDNQDDQFIVDG from the coding sequence ATGGTGCCCCCAAGAAGAAAGAAATGGACGGAGGCCGAGGAGAGGACTCTGATCGATAAATACGGGGAGATGGTGGCTGATGGGACCCTGGCTAAGATGAAGACTAGAGAGAAAAAGTTCAAACCCATTGCTTATTATGTGAATTCTGTGCACTATGTTCAAGACCCTGTTGCCTACCGCTGGCAGTGGTCGTGGAAAGATGTGTCCACTAAGGTCCAGAACATGAGGCACCAGTATCTGCTTGTCAAGCAGAAGATTAAGAAGCAGCAGCAGCCGGAGAGTAATTCcggcggtggcggtggtggGGATAGTAGTGGGGAGTGTAGCGTGGAGGAGTTTGATTGGATGGAGGGGCTTACGCATTGGGCTAATTTCTTGAGGTATAAGGAGGTTTTTGGGGATATTGTGGGTAGTAATGGGAATGATTTGATGGGCGGTGGAAATGGGGATTGTGAGAATGTTGGGGGGTTTGTGGGGGGTGGGAGGGGAATGGAGATTTCGGAGTTTGGGCAGATGGGACATTCGGATGGGGATTTCGGGGGAGGGATTGATAATGGGATGATGGGTTTGGGGTTTGAGTATGATGGGGAGGAGGGAGGGGAGAATTTTAATGGGGATGTTAGGATGAGGGAGGATGGAGATGGGAGGTTTGTGTGTGAAGAGGTGGAGCAGAATGGTTCTAGtttaaagaagaagaggaagagggagGTTTCGACCGCGTTGGGAAAGAAGGCGTGGGCTTTTATTGGTAACCAGCTGGGAAAGTTGAGGGAAATGGAGTCTCGGTTTGAACAGCGTGAGGCGGAGAGGGAAAGGGAGAGACAGAGGAGTGAGAGTTTTAGAATGGAGTGTGAGCAAGAACGGGAATGGAAATGGGAGGAATgggtgaagaagaaggaggagaaagAAAAGGCAAGGGAGCAGTTGAAGAAGCAGAGGATTCAAGAATGGGAAGCATTCGAGAAGGAcagtgaggagagagagagaagaagaagagaagaagcgTTGATTCATGAGAGGGAATGGGAGGAGAGGATGAATAGGAGGAGGTCAGAATggaagaagaggatggatgatATGTTGGGTCACCACCGGGCAGAGATGGGCCAAATGCAGACTCGCATTCTCCATGAGCAGCAAAATCTTACGAGCCAGTTATTGGGGATTGTCTCTCAGTGGACTGCTCATCCAGCTGGACTGTCTGATCATACTGGTGCAAGCAACCATTATTTATCACAGATGATGCAGAATTTGCACCATGTGAATAGTTTGGATCATGACGATGCTAGGGTTGATGGAGATAATCAAGATGATCAGTTCATTGTTGACGGATGA
- the LOC133707741 gene encoding probable magnesium transporter NIPA2 isoform X1 codes for MGLSPDNVHGLTLAVSSSVFIGTSFIIKKKGLKKAGTTGVRAGSGGHTYLYEPLWWAGMISMIVGEIANFAAYAFAPAILVTPLGALSIIVSAVLAHFVLEEKLHIFGVLGCVLCMVGSTTIVLNAPQERQINSVKQVWHHATQPGFIVYTVFVLILVAVLIFKFVPRYGKTHLIVYVGICSLMGSLTVMSVKAVGIALKLSFSGTNQFKYYETWVFAVIVAVCCIFQINYLNKALDTFNTAVISPVYYVMFTIFTILASVIMFKDWESQSASQIVTELCGFVTILSGTFLLHKTRDMGNDPPKEPVFQSPRASEAPASPLPISQR; via the exons ATGGGATTGTCACCTGACAATGTTCATGGACTCACTCTAGCGGTTTCTTCAAGCGTTTTTATTGGGACTAGCTTTATAATCAAGAAGAAAGGCCTCAAAAAAGCAGGCACTACAGGAGTTAGAGCAG GGTCGGGAGGGCATACATACTTGTATGAACCCTTATGGTGGGCTGGGATGATATCAA TGATTGTGGGGGAGATAGCTAATTTTGCTGCTTATGCATTTGCTCCAGCAATTCTTGTAACTCCCTTGGGAGCATTAAGTATTATTGTCAG TGCAGTGCTTGCTCATTTTGTTTTGGAGGAAAAACTGCATATATTTGGAGTGCTTGGTTGTGTTCTTTGCATGGTGGGCTCTACAACTATTGTTTTGAATGCTCCACAAGAGAGACAAATAAATTCTGTTAAGCAAGTGTGGCATCATGCTACACAGCCAG gtttTATTGTCTACACAGTTTTCGTACTGATTCTCGTTGCCGTTCTCATTTTCAAATTTGTTCCACGTTATGGGAAGACCCACCTGATCGTATATGTTGGAATTTGTTCTCTTATGGGCTCTCTCACG GTTATGAGTGTGAAAGCAGTGGGTATCGCTCTGAAGCTGTCCTTTTCAGGAACAAACCAATTTAAATACTATGAGACATGGGTTTTTGCAGTGATAGTGGCAGTCTGTTGTATTTTTCAGATTAACTATTTAAACAAG GCTCTGGACACTTTTAACACTGCTGTAATATCTCCAGTCTACTATGTGATGTTTACAATATTCACCATTCTTGCCAGCGTTATCATGTTTAAG GACTGGGAGTCGCAAAGTGCGTCTCAGATTGTGACTGAATTGTGTGGTTTTGTTACTATCCTATCTGGTACCTTTCTACTTCACAAAACCAGAGATATGGGAAATGATCCACCTAAGGAACCTGTCTTCCAAAGTCCTCGTGCGTCAGAAGCACCTGCATCTCCACTTCCTATTAGCCAGAGATAG
- the LOC133707741 gene encoding probable magnesium transporter NIPA2 isoform X2, which yields MVGWDDINFCSFTVIVGEIANFAAYAFAPAILVTPLGALSIIVSAVLAHFVLEEKLHIFGVLGCVLCMVGSTTIVLNAPQERQINSVKQVWHHATQPGFIVYTVFVLILVAVLIFKFVPRYGKTHLIVYVGICSLMGSLTVMSVKAVGIALKLSFSGTNQFKYYETWVFAVIVAVCCIFQINYLNKALDTFNTAVISPVYYVMFTIFTILASVIMFKDWESQSASQIVTELCGFVTILSGTFLLHKTRDMGNDPPKEPVFQSPRASEAPASPLPISQR from the exons ATGGTGGGCTGGGATGATATCAA TTTCTGTTCTTTTACAGTGATTGTGGGGGAGATAGCTAATTTTGCTGCTTATGCATTTGCTCCAGCAATTCTTGTAACTCCCTTGGGAGCATTAAGTATTATTGTCAG TGCAGTGCTTGCTCATTTTGTTTTGGAGGAAAAACTGCATATATTTGGAGTGCTTGGTTGTGTTCTTTGCATGGTGGGCTCTACAACTATTGTTTTGAATGCTCCACAAGAGAGACAAATAAATTCTGTTAAGCAAGTGTGGCATCATGCTACACAGCCAG gtttTATTGTCTACACAGTTTTCGTACTGATTCTCGTTGCCGTTCTCATTTTCAAATTTGTTCCACGTTATGGGAAGACCCACCTGATCGTATATGTTGGAATTTGTTCTCTTATGGGCTCTCTCACG GTTATGAGTGTGAAAGCAGTGGGTATCGCTCTGAAGCTGTCCTTTTCAGGAACAAACCAATTTAAATACTATGAGACATGGGTTTTTGCAGTGATAGTGGCAGTCTGTTGTATTTTTCAGATTAACTATTTAAACAAG GCTCTGGACACTTTTAACACTGCTGTAATATCTCCAGTCTACTATGTGATGTTTACAATATTCACCATTCTTGCCAGCGTTATCATGTTTAAG GACTGGGAGTCGCAAAGTGCGTCTCAGATTGTGACTGAATTGTGTGGTTTTGTTACTATCCTATCTGGTACCTTTCTACTTCACAAAACCAGAGATATGGGAAATGATCCACCTAAGGAACCTGTCTTCCAAAGTCCTCGTGCGTCAGAAGCACCTGCATCTCCACTTCCTATTAGCCAGAGATAG